Proteins from one Nicotiana tabacum cultivar K326 chromosome 23, ASM71507v2, whole genome shotgun sequence genomic window:
- the LOC142177103 gene encoding uncharacterized protein LOC142177103 produces MLSDLGFPFKFIKWIMECVTTVSYSLVLNGGFTKPFQGKRGIRQGDPMSPYLFVIAMEYLQREVMQLAENEQTLNSSNSFKGLFRGIFVAYGLQVNTDKSSIYLAGEDAYEKQAILNLLGFEEGGLNVINPCTWNKADVIKQLWDVAMKKDCLWIKWVHEQFLIKQAYFMLMPQYQKVPWKSIVLHSSIHPRFKFILWLATHERLATMDRLNTIGVQVPQDCAFCKATTETLEHLFFECSVTRSVWRRVLVWLSMKRNITG; encoded by the exons ATGCTTAGTGATCTTGGGTTCCCTTTCAAATTCATTAAATGGATTATGGAATGTGTTACAACTGTCTCATATTCCTTAGTGTTAAATGGAGGTTTTACAAAACCATTCCAAGGAAAAAGAGGGATTAGACAAGGGGATCCCATGTCTCCTTACCTCTTTGTCATTGCTATGGAGTACCTGCAAAGAGAAGTAATGCAACTGGCAGAGAATG AGCAAACATTGAATTCATCAAACTCCTTCAAGGGGCTTTTTAGAGGTATTTTTGTAGCTTATGGACTACAAGTTAACACTGATAAAAGCTCTATTTACCTGGCTGGGGAGGATGCATATGAAAAACAGGCTATCTTGAACCTACTGGGATTTGAAGAAG GTGGcctaaatgtcataaacccgTGCACTTGGAATAAAGCTGATGTAATCAAACAATTATGGGATGTTGCAATGAAAAAAGATTGCTTGTGGATAAAATGG GTGCACGAGCAATTTTTGATTAAGCAAGCCTACTTCATGTTGATGCCCCAGTATCAGAAAGTTCCTTGGAAGAGCATAGTCTTACATTCAAGCATCCACCCCAGATTCAAATTCATCTTATGGCTGGCTACACATGAAAGACTAGCGACAATGGATAGACTAAATACAATAGGAGTGCAAGTGCCTCAGGATTGTGCTTTCTGCAAAGCAACTACTGAAACGCTTGAGCATCTATTCTTTGAATGCTCAGTAACAAGAAGTGTGTGGAGAAGAGTACTGGTGTGGCTAAGCATGAAAAGGAACATAACTGGCTGA